A genomic region of Candidatus Paceibacter sp. contains the following coding sequences:
- a CDS encoding radical SAM protein, with protein MKRLSAPLDAQIELTESCNQKCFHCYNYWRYDEEIGKNEIKEEDFLLIAKKLHNAGIKSITLTGGEPFLRPRIVFSILQFCKDNGIKVGINSNAVLIGKRYAEKISELGATHVLVSLLGTKNTHNKITNSNTFDNACDGIKNLINAGLSVSVNMAVSKLNLHEIYEVGKMAKDFSATTFCATPIVPSHESHKKFLLSGEECKQALRTLLKVRDELACNVDTLEPVARCLFNENDEDEFVYFFGNRICSAAVTTCAISSTGSVRPCIHADKEFGNLLYENFSEIWEKMKTWSSPDILPSGCKSCKAVVICEGGCRMSAKLTCGRYNGNDMYMRGPIFDIERVKKLPFCNKEAEESLDFSEKTYFKLNDSLDFRKEDFGGIVYVNNRAEFLTDRGWELLLNLKSKNVFSAESLKEEFKLVSDSINVFIGQLYKNKIIRKGGDKVE; from the coding sequence ATGAAGCGACTTTCAGCACCGCTGGACGCGCAAATTGAATTAACTGAATCGTGCAATCAAAAATGTTTTCATTGCTACAATTATTGGAGATACGATGAAGAAATAGGTAAAAATGAAATAAAAGAAGAAGATTTTTTGCTGATTGCTAAAAAACTACATAACGCGGGAATAAAATCCATTACTCTTACTGGCGGAGAACCATTCTTGAGACCTAGAATAGTTTTTTCAATTCTGCAGTTTTGTAAAGATAATGGTATTAAGGTTGGCATTAATAGCAATGCAGTTTTAATTGGAAAACGATACGCGGAGAAGATAAGTGAATTAGGGGCAACCCATGTGCTGGTTTCTCTGTTGGGGACAAAAAATACGCACAACAAAATTACCAATTCAAACACTTTTGATAATGCATGTGATGGAATAAAAAATTTAATAAACGCCGGTCTAAGCGTTTCCGTCAACATGGCTGTTTCTAAATTAAATCTCCACGAAATTTACGAAGTCGGCAAAATGGCTAAAGATTTTAGCGCAACTACTTTCTGCGCTACGCCAATCGTTCCATCTCATGAATCGCACAAAAAATTTCTTCTAAGCGGCGAGGAGTGCAAGCAAGCGTTAAGAACTCTCCTCAAAGTAAGAGATGAACTAGCTTGCAACGTTGATACACTTGAGCCCGTAGCCAGATGTCTTTTTAACGAAAACGATGAAGATGAGTTTGTTTATTTTTTTGGCAATCGTATTTGTTCGGCTGCGGTTACCACCTGTGCTATATCTTCCACCGGAAGCGTAAGGCCTTGCATCCACGCAGATAAGGAATTTGGCAACCTGTTGTATGAAAATTTTTCTGAAATTTGGGAAAAAATGAAAACGTGGTCAAGCCCCGATATTTTGCCAAGCGGCTGCAAATCTTGCAAGGCTGTTGTTATTTGCGAAGGCGGGTGTAGGATGTCGGCGAAATTAACATGTGGCCGTTATAATGGTAATGATATGTATATGCGGGGTCCAATTTTTGACATCGAAAGAGTCAAAAAGCTCCCTTTTTGCAACAAGGAAGCTGAAGAAAGCCTTGATTTTTCAGAAAAAACTTATTTCAAACTTAATGATTCACTAGATTTTAGAAAGGAGGACTTTGGTGGGATTGTATATGTAAACAATCGCGCGGAATTTTTAACAGATCGCGGATGGGAACTATTGCTTAATCTGAAATCAAAAAATGTATTTTCGGCGGAAAGTCTTAAAGAGGAATTTAAACTCGTTTCAGATAGTATAAATGTTTTTATTGGCCAGTTGTACAAAAATAAGATAATAAGGAAAGGGGGTGATAAGGTTGAGTAA